In Nitrospirota bacterium, one genomic interval encodes:
- a CDS encoding DUF3473 domain-containing protein — translation MAQGKPRHVLSFDIEEHFQVAAFWSVARRREWDHLASRVERNTRKIADLLSEHSTKATFFVLGWVAERHPGLVKDLAQHGHEIGSHGYGHELVHTQAPAQFREDIRRSKQILEDLIGRQVMGYRAPSFSITSRTKWALSVLVEEGYRYDSSIYNRFRGTQERSMAGAGAYQIETEAGTIWEVSPSTMNACGLQLPVAGGGYFRLFPYAASKMFLRSLERQGAQLVMYLHPWELDPQQPRMDGPVLSKIRHYMNLGKTEQRLRLLLHDFDFAPIHDVVDPIRDICTRPEAQSEEIVAKREPVFLPV, via the coding sequence ATAGCTCAGGGGAAACCGAGGCATGTTCTGTCGTTTGACATCGAGGAACATTTTCAAGTTGCGGCGTTCTGGTCGGTTGCGAGAAGGCGCGAATGGGATCACCTGGCGAGCCGGGTCGAGCGCAATACCAGGAAAATCGCCGATCTGTTGTCGGAGCATTCGACGAAGGCCACCTTTTTTGTTCTTGGGTGGGTTGCAGAACGCCATCCGGGCTTGGTGAAAGATTTGGCGCAGCACGGTCATGAGATTGGGTCGCATGGTTATGGCCACGAACTTGTGCACACACAGGCTCCTGCTCAATTTCGTGAAGATATCAGGCGGTCAAAGCAGATCTTGGAAGATCTCATTGGCAGGCAGGTTATGGGATACCGTGCGCCGAGTTTCTCAATTACTTCTCGAACGAAATGGGCTCTGTCCGTACTGGTCGAGGAAGGGTACCGTTATGATTCCAGCATCTACAACCGGTTCCGAGGGACGCAGGAGCGTAGCATGGCAGGCGCTGGTGCATATCAGATTGAGACTGAGGCCGGCACGATATGGGAGGTGTCTCCATCAACCATGAACGCCTGCGGTCTTCAGTTGCCTGTCGCGGGTGGCGGATATTTTCGCCTCTTCCCCTATGCAGCATCGAAAATGTTTCTGAGGAGTCTTGAGAGACAGGGAGCTCAGCTTGTCATGTATCTCCACCCTTGGGAGCTCGATCCCCAACAGCCTCGTATGGATGGACCAGTGCTCTCCAAGATTCGTCACTACATGAATCTTGGCAAAACGGAACAACGATTGAGGTTGTTACTGCATGATTTTGACTTCGCTCCGATTCATGACGTCGTTGATCCTATTCGGGATATTTGTACAAGACCGGAAGCGCAGTCGGAGGAAATTGTAGCAAAACGAGAACCGGTGTTCTTGCCAGTGTGA